The nucleotide window TAAATCTGAAAATGGAAAATATAAACTAACAGAATCTGGTAGTTAGTTAGAGAATTATTTTCTGGATTTGTTTCTGGAATTAGGATTATTGAAAAGTATGAAGATTTTTGGAATAATCATGATATTTCCTCAATTCCTAGCAACTTATTAAAAAGAATTTATGAATTGGAAAATTGTGAAATTGTAAAAAATTCATCTGAATGTATTTATGAACTTCATGAAGAATTTATAAAGAATATTAAGTTATCAAACGCCATATATGGGATTTCGTCTATTTATCATCCGGATTATCCTTTGATGTTTTTAAAACTTGCAAAAAGTGGTAAAAATATTCGTTTAATTTTAACTGAAAGAGTATTTAACAAGGTGAAAGAGAAAAACCCAAAAGAACTTAGCGAATATTTAGAATTAGATAATG belongs to Methanotorris formicicus Mc-S-70 and includes:
- a CDS encoding helix-turn-helix transcriptional regulator, whose protein sequence is MENCEIVKNSSECIYELHEEFIKNIKLSNAIYGISSIYHPDYPLMFLKLAKSGKNIRLILTERVFNKVKEKNPKELSEYLELDNAKMYVVKDTKLAMVISDRFLYLSLYFKNGVYDVGEFLISYDKSALMWGEELFDYYLKKSKEIDKI